In the Gopherus flavomarginatus isolate rGopFla2 chromosome 6, rGopFla2.mat.asm, whole genome shotgun sequence genome, one interval contains:
- the LOC127054556 gene encoding translation machinery-associated protein 7-like isoform X1, translating into MRLEAEPVPFPGSAPEETDLLGFVFPPPFRAWLWGGKKKPLKQPKKQAKDMDEEDLAFKQKQKAEQKKLEELKTKASGKGPLTGGGIKKSGKK; encoded by the exons ATGCGACTAGAGGCTGAGCCCGTCCCATTTCCCGGATCAGCCCCAGAGGAAACAGACTTGCTTGGCTTTGTGTTCCCGCCGCCCTTTCGTgcgtggctctggg GCGGTAAGAAGAAACCTCTGAAGCAACCGAAGAAACAGGCAAAGGACATGGACGAG GAAGATTTGGCCTTCAAGCAAAAACAGAAGGCAGAGCAGAAGAAACTTGAGGAGCTGAAGACCAAAGCTTCTGGGAAAGGCCCCCTTA CTGGTGGTGGCATCAAGAAGTCTGGCAAAAAGTAG
- the LOC127054556 gene encoding translation machinery-associated protein 7-like isoform X2 — protein MRLEAEPVPFPGSAPEETDLLGFVFPPPFRGKKKPLKQPKKQAKDMDEEDLAFKQKQKAEQKKLEELKTKASGKGPLTGGGIKKSGKK, from the exons ATGCGACTAGAGGCTGAGCCCGTCCCATTTCCCGGATCAGCCCCAGAGGAAACAGACTTGCTTGGCTTTGTGTTCCCGCCGCCCTTTC GCGGTAAGAAGAAACCTCTGAAGCAACCGAAGAAACAGGCAAAGGACATGGACGAG GAAGATTTGGCCTTCAAGCAAAAACAGAAGGCAGAGCAGAAGAAACTTGAGGAGCTGAAGACCAAAGCTTCTGGGAAAGGCCCCCTTA CTGGTGGTGGCATCAAGAAGTCTGGCAAAAAGTAG